The following nucleotide sequence is from Saimiri boliviensis isolate mSaiBol1 chromosome 6, mSaiBol1.pri, whole genome shotgun sequence.
gacaccaaaaccagacaaggtcacaaaaacaaaagaaaaatactgcaggccaatatccctgaagaaCATAGGTGTAggaatcctcagtaaaatactagcaaactgatttCAACAGTATATTGACAAGATtgttcaccatgatcaagtgagatacatcccagggtgactatagttaaaagAGATGTATCTCATTCTTGAAAATTGGTAAGAGAGCAGATTCAAAGTTTTCTCACCACAGCAAATGAGATAGTGTATGTTAATTAGTTCAATTTacccattccacaatgtatacatattttaaaacatgttgtacctgataaatataattttgtttttcaattaaaaataaaatttaaaaaagttttataaaagggaaaaattaggTTATGGACTACAAATATAGTATAGTCGCCATTCTACatatttattgtaatattttgCAAATAGATACAGGAATTGATATAGGTCAAGATAAATACAAATtcagatacagatatagatacagatatatagatatgtaaatttataaacaaagatgTATAGCTATATATAAGAAATTTTAACAGTAAAATTGCTTGAGACCTCTAAGATTATAGTTTTATGAGCtccattttaagttttttcaCAATTTCTAATGCTTTCTAGAAGGAacatagatttttaataaaaataagtattaaaaatatgagCAATATGCTATTTTTCTCATAAAGGAAATATCAACTATAATACACTGAGAAACAAATTGTGATTAGAGTAAATGTCACAGAGGAGATGACATGAAGATTAGACATGAAAGGAGGAATAAGAGTTTTCCACAAGTTGATGGAGGTTATTTCAAGAGAATGTAGAGTACCTAAAGAGTTGGCATAACATGAGAAAACTGATGAATTAATGGCCAGGTATATATAACGCTCAGGTTGCATAGAAGGTATTGGGAAGTATGGTTGTAAAAGCACTCAGAAATCATGTGAATAAACATCTTGAATGTCCTCCTGAGGATGAGATCATTGAAGAACACAGCTTGACATTGAGAATGAAGGAGTTTCCTTTCCTCAGCATTTCCTCAGCACATACCACCCCTTCAGAAACCACATATCATTTCCCAACACAAGAATGATCAGGCTTAGGTTCCTCAAGGGTTGTTCTGCAAAATATGGATCACATATTTTATTTGCAATCCTTAATCATGGACATTCATGTTCATAGGAGATAAACTAtaacataatagaaataaatggaaaacctAGGAGTCACTGATTCTAAGAATGTCACTTAgctagaatgaaggacaaaaaagaAGGGAGGTTTGTATGTGATCGTAAAGGAATACAACATATCTCAGAGCTTGAGAAACTCAGTACAAGATAGCTGAACAAATTCCAAGGCCAGAGCACTGTTCTCACTTCCTCTATTTCCAAAGATTATGATAATGTTGTCATTAAGGATACATGACTTCTGAAAAACCAATCCATTCTCTTCCAGGCTCTGTTCAGGAGGTACTTTGTTCAGTCAAACGTGGCATTGCTTCTAGGTTGTTTAAAAAGTGGAAGAGTAAGCCCTGTATCTTCCCAGTTGACCTTGCGCCAGGCGTGGTACTCACTGAGTTGTTTCCTACTGTGTCAGCTGACCCCTCCCATCTACCACTTCCATACCCATTTACCAGATAGTTAGAGATTCTGAAAACTCAATTCTTAAACtaaagttatttctattttataaacaaaaaatgaactaCCTCTTCCTGAATTTGCTTGGTCTTGATCCCATAAATAATAGGATTCAGCATAGGTGGAGCCAGAATGCAGACATTAGCCACCAAGATGTGGATATGAGGTGGAATGTGGTGTACAAACCTCTGGGTGAGGATTGTGAAGATGCCAGGCCCATAAAAGAGGATGATGATGCAGACATGGGAGCCACATGTGTTAAGAGCTTTTTGGCGAGCATCTGGAGAAGGCATGTGAAAGAGAGTATGGAGAATCAGcatataggaaataaaaattagcacAACATCTAAGACCACTGTTGACATTAGGATGGAAAACCTATACCAAATGTTTATTTGAATGTCATTACAAGCATTTTTGGCTAGGCCAATGTGTTCACAAAAGGTGCGTGGAATAATAATATTCTGGCAGAAAGtcaatctttttaaaagaaatatgataGGGAAAATTGTACCATAACTTCTCAGGAAGACAGTCACACCAATTTTCTTAATCAGAGCATTTGTAAGAATGGTGATATACCTCAGTGGGTAGCATATGGCAATGTAGCGGTCAAATACCATTACCAGCaagatccctgactcagagatgAAGGTGGAATGGACAAAGAAGAGCTGAGTGATGCAACAATCCAGGGAGATGTCCCCAGCATGGAACCAGAAGATAGCTAAGGCCCAAGGAATGGTGGATGTGGAGAGGACAATGTCTGCTCCAGCCAGCATGCAGAGAAAGAGGTACATGGGTTCATGGAGGCTGCGCTTTGTGAGGATAATGAAGATAAGTAGGCTGTTTCCAAGAAGGGCAGTGACATAGGCAATGAAGAAGGGCACAGAAATCCACATGTGCTGGTCCTCTAGGCCAGGGATGCCCAGCAAGCTGAAGACTGTGTGGCTGGTGCCACTGTAGTTTACAGTAGGCATAGCTGGGGAGAACTTTCAGAACTTCACCTCCTATTTACAGAGGTAGAAGATAAAATCTCCAATGTTCTTTGCGATGTCACCAGGAGCTTTTGGCATATTCCATAATCTCCATCTTCTTTGAACATGTAAATAACAAACATGCAAGTATGAAAGGAGGTAGTCTGTACTCTAATGAATGACAGCCAGACAATATGTCCAAGTAATCAGAATAAGACATTGTATGCACCTTAATTGCAAATGGGGATTATGAACAAACaggaaattattatttctgtGTGGGAAAGCTGAATAATGTGATACTTAAACTTGAAATTGAGAAGTTTATCATAAAgttaatgaaaagagaaaggaagtagcATAAGAAAAGGTGGATATACAGATcaatgtttctgaaatattttcaggTAGGGTGGCTGGTGCATAAGGAGTACTGAGGAGAACAAAGGCAGGTTTTTCCTGAATGTGAAGGGCCTTGATTACAACTTCACCCTTAGTCCCCATCCTTCCCACAGGGGCAGCCATTAGTTTAGAAAGATGACCTGTTGATGTTTATTGGAGCATTGGTTGACTGAAGACACTGAGGCCTAAAGAGGCCAGTGGGGTTCTTTGAATGGAAAAAATCTTAATGTATTACAGTCACAGGATAATTAAGCTAATGTTTATTAAGCATCACTTTGTGCCAGGGGCTGTAGTATGCACAGTGCACTTTATATATTCTTAATGCAGGGAGTAGATATCCACTCTTAGAACTGGATATTATCCCTATTTCACACTTAAGGAAAGTGAGTCTTAGATAATATGAATAACCTGTCACTTTTCATAGAGTAACAATTGAAATAAATTAGATTGGAAACCTCTGACTTCACCACATACAATTTGCTCCCTTATGAAGACGGTCAAGGTACCTTTAAGAGGTAACTGTACTTTATGATCTGAGATGAGGCACTCCTTGTGCTCACAGGCCAGGGAAGTAGGCTTAGAAATGtctgaaactagaaaaagagTTATTTCTGAGGCATGAGGACAGGTTGCAGTTCTTGATAATTGGTAAATTCTTCTGTTGGTAGAAATGAACATGTAACTTCATCATTTACTTCCTAGCATACTCTTCCTCACTCATTAGTGTATTCCTTCAGCAGGCCTATTTTGagcattaactattttttttccctacatcATGCTATGTGCCTGAGTCCTCAATGGGTTTATGGTTTCAGAGAGTGGCTGGTTTGTGAGTAAATAGATTTACTAAATGTTCCAGGTGGAATAGCTTCAGAGAGTACCTTCTGAGAAGAGAACCacatttaattccattttcattggaaagaagaaatggagaCAAATGATAAAACACCCTCTTCATGAGGTTTCTGAGGATATTGAAGgagtatcttaaaatatttaattgttgGCTAAGATATATCTTGagatgaataatattttttcttccattctaattCACACTCTTAGTacatcctcttctttctttctggggAAAATAATTGGCTCTTAGTTACTTTTCACACCTGCTAAGATTCCCTGGCTGCCTCCAAAAAGCTTCTTCCAATGTGTGGCCTAGGGCAGATGACTACAGTTCCCTGCCATTTTTAGGGCTCCTTTCATATGCCAAGAGGTGTTTACAGCCTACATCaatatatttcatgttttctcatcTCTAGTCTATTAGGGTGCCTACTAGTTACTGGATTGCTTTTCTTTACTGCTCTTCAGTAAACTCCATCTAGCTCACATTCTCTCACCCTCCCTTCCCAGGTCCTCATCTTTCACTTCTGACATAAGCGAAGACTTGTGcatatctatctgtctgtctgtttgtctattttgtgcctatatgtgtgtgtgtgtgtgtgtatatatatatatatatatatatatatatatatatatatatatatatatatgtatgtatatatatatcacatatttcaAGTCTCAAAGAGTTCTTTTACCTCTAGCCTGTATGATATAACACCACCTAATTCTTACCTTATTTCTGGAACCAACCATAAAAGTCTAATTCACTCACTGGCCTCAGACTGAGACTTCAGGAACAGAAACGAGATCTGTAATAAAATTCAGCCTGTGGGGGACAGGAGTTGGGCTCTTTATCTTCCTTCAGAAGAACCCTCGAGGGAAGCACTTATGCCACAGTCTCCAGGGAAAGAGCTATTTCCATCAGCCTTGCCTTCTTCCTAAGTTGGCTGATTCTCTAAAACCATTTCccaccttcctcccttctccctgctccttttctcttttgtttttctcaagatGCTCTGATACAAAAGCCTTTCCCACCTAATCTAGCCTTACAACAGCCTATTTAAACAAATGTTAAACCAATTTTTTAACAGGCATATAACGTCTGATGATTAATATAtattgataatttataaaggtaTGTTCTTCATGAAAAGTATAATGTTGAAGTTATATTCATCTCCCTGGTTTTGATTAAGTTTTAACTTCCAGTCATGAATAATGATGCTTAACTCTGTTGCCTAAgatatgtaaacatacatgctTAATGGTTAGCAGAAAACATGTGAGTCATTCAGTTTGATTGTGATGTTCCAAGGCAtagctttctttgtttttattctcctTGATGTTTGCTTAGCTTTTTGAAGCTGTAAATTATGATTTTTACCTAATTTGGAAaatttcagtaattatttttatttttttattatacttcaatttctggggtacatgtgcagaatgtgcaggtttgttatatgggtatacatgtgccatggtgatttgctgcatccatcacctcataatgtacattaggtatttcccctaatgctataTCTTTCCTGGCCCCCAACACCCCGACaagccttggtgtgtgatgttcccctccctgtgttgtgtgttctcattgttcaacacccatttatgagtgagaacatgtggtgtttggttttctgttcttgtgtcagtttgctgagaatgatggtttccagctttaatccatgtgcctgcaaaggacataaactcatcctttttaaaaaaaattatttattttactttaggtgcatattctatctggcatttctccccatgttatccctccccaccctccccttcaTACCCagcccccactgtctctcccctaccccctacaactgcccccagtgtgtgatgctcatctccctgagtccatgtgttcttgttgttcaacactcacctatgagtgagaatatatggtgtttggctttctgttcttgtgtcagtttgctgagaatgatggtttccagattcatccaagtccctacaaggacacaaattcatcgttttttatggctgcgtagtattccatggtgtatatgtaccacattttctttgtccagtctatcattgatgggcatttgggttggttccaggtctttgctattgtacacagggctgcagtgaacatacgtgtgcatgtgtctttatagtagaatgatttatagttctttgggtatatacccagtaatgggattgctaggtcgaatggaatttctatttccagatccttgagaaatcgccacactgtcttccacaatggttgaactaatttacactcccaccaactgtaagagtgttcctgtttctccacatcctctccagcatctgttgtctccagatttttttcttctacctctgatatcctttgttCTGCTTGGCCagttcggctattgaaacttgtgcatgcttcacgaagttctcgtgttgtgtttttcagctccatcaattcacttatattcctttctaagttgtccattctcgttagcgtttcatcaaatattttttcaatgttcttagtttctttgcattgggttagaacatgttcttttagctcagagaagtttcttactacccaccttctgaagtctgattctgtcatttcatcacactcattctccatccaaccttgttcccttgctggtgaggagttgtgatccctcgtaggaggagaggtgttctggttttgggtgttttcatcctttttgaactggtttcttcccatcttggatttatctacctgtcgtctttgtagttgctgactttcagattgggtctctgagtggatgttctgtttgttgatgatgaagttatttctcttttttagttttccttctaacagtctggctcctctgctgtaggactactgAGGTCTACTCCAGGCTCTGctttcctggggatcacctgcagcagctgcagaacagtaagggttgctaccagtttcttcttctgctatctttgtcccagaagcttacctgccaaatgtcagcctgagctctcctttatgaggtgactctttggatatacaggggtcagggagctgcttgaggagacagtctgtcctttataggagctcaagtgctgagctgttaGGTCAGttattcattcagagctgctgggcaggtatgtttaggtctgctgcagcagaactcataaaccgctttttgttcccaggtgctctgtcccagggagttagggctttatgagtttctattgtgctgctgcctttttttttttcagggctgccctgcccagcaaggaggcagcctattcactgtctgcctgcagaggctttgctgagctgctgtgggctccacccagctgcggtgtgaacttccctgcagtcctgtttatatgggtgtagttagaactgcctcggtaatggtggcccacctctgtattgtcggactctctctgtaatggcaggttgccttggcaatggcgggttgccttggcaatggcagtcagcctcagcaatggcgggttgccttggcaatggcaggctgccttagcaatggcggactacctccatagtggtggagtaCCTCGGTAATCACAGACACCccttccccacagagctggatcgtcctgggttcagctgcgcttgctgtgaaactctcaatccagagagtttctgattgctgttcttttgtggggtgggaccagccaagcctgattacctggctccctgcctcagagcctttttttttcctttttagttgaacagtcgaCTCTATCCCAGGTGTTACAGTCACCCGTTGAAAAGGTGCCagaatctgtgtgatttcccctgCTGTGACTCACTGTGCTGGCTtaaacagcagtgctgagattcaTGGAGCTTTTTTggtccaggaatctcctggcctggctccctgttctgtcccctctttaatcagatgaatgggtgactcccCAGGGCTCCAATTACCAGCCAATAGGGCACCCAGagcagtgtattttgtatggagaactgctgGCTGGGGTGCCGACAAAGCAGCCACGCAGGGCAAAGCAGCTGCGCTGACCAAAAGAACTGcgccggccaaaacagccgcgctggcgacccgtggggctcctccgcctgggaatctcctggtcggtgggcaataaaaatgtggcgtccactcaccctctgcgctttcactgggagctgcaactcCAAGCTGTTCCTAAATGGTCATCTTGGATCTTCCtccatctccagattttttaaatgatcaccattctaactggcgtgacatgatatctcaatgtggttttgatttgcatttctctaatgaccaatgatggtgaccattttttttcatatgtttgttggcctcatatatgtcttcttttgaaaagtgtctattcatatccttcatctacttttgaatggggttgtttttttcttgtatatttgttttagttctgtgtagattctggacattagccctttgtcagatgggtagatggcaaaattttttcccccttctgttAGTTGCCAAttcgctctaatgatggtttcttttgctgtacagaagctctgaattttagttagatcccatttgtctatcttggcttttattgccattgcttttggtgttttagtcatgaagtccttgtctatgcctatgtcctggatggttttgcttaggttttcttctagtgtttttatggtgttaggtcttacgtttaagtctttaatccatctggagttaattttagtgtaagttgacaggtaggggtccaatttctgctttctgcacattgctagccagtttttccaataccatttattaaacatggagtcctttcctcattccttgtttttgctgggtttgtcaaagatcagattgttgtagatgtgtggtgtttcttctggggcctctgttctgctccattggtctatggctctgttttggtaccagtaccatgctgttttgattactgcagatttgtagtatagtttgaagtccagcagtgtgatacctccagccttgttctttttgcttaggactgtcttggctatgtgggctcactTGTGATTCCATAtcaagtttaaagtggttttttccagttc
It contains:
- the LOC101046583 gene encoding olfactory receptor 52B4: MPTVNYSGTSHTVFSLLGIPGLEDQHMWISVPFFIAYVTALLGNSLLIFIILTKRSLHEPMYLFLCMLAGADIVLSTSTIPWALAIFWFHAGDISLDCCITQLFFVHSTFISESGILLVMVFDRYIAICYPLRYITILTNALIKKIGVTVFLRSYGTIFPIIFLLKRLTFCQNIIIPRTFCEHIGLAKNACNDIQINIWYRFSILMSTVVLDVVLIFISYMLILHTLFHMPSPDARQKALNTCGSHVCIIILFYGPGIFTILTQRFVHHIPPHIHILVANVCILAPPMLNPIIYGIKTKQIQEEVVHFLFIK